In Streptomyces paludis, the genomic stretch GCGCAGCCGGTGGTGCCCGGGGCCGTCGGGGTCGGCGTCGGGGTGGGTGTCGGGGTCGAGGTGCCGGGGGTCAGCAGCGGGGTGAGCGCGGGGAACCATCGGCCCGCGATCTTGTCGTCGCCCGCGCTGTTGGGGTGGACACCGTCGTAGGTGTCGGCGGCCGTGCTGAACCCGGTCCACTGGTCGACGGCGGTCACCGGCGACCGGGCGGTGCTGCGGCCCGCCGCCCAGGCGGGGATCCGGGCGTTGAACGCCACCACGCGCTGGGCGCACTCGCCGCAGCTGCTCGGATTCATCGGGATGATCTGGGCGACCAGGATCTTCATGTCCGGATTGCTCGCCCGCATCTGGTCGACCAGTGTGTCGAAGGCGGCGAGGATCCGGTCCGGGGCGATGTTGCTCCACACATCATTCGTGCCGAAGTGCATGACAACGATGTCGGGTCGCGTGGCGGACAGCCAGCCCGGCAGCAGGTTCTGCGCGGCGACATTGGTGGCGAGATACCCGCCGTGGCCTTCGTTGTTGCCGTCGCTGCCCTGCGCGCAGCCCTGCGGGCCGAGCGTGCCGACGAAGTCGGCCGAGGTGTAACCGGCGTTCAGGAGACGGTTCTTGAGCACGGCCCGCCAGCAGCCCGGCGAGCCGGTGATCGAGTCGCCCAGCGGCATGATCCGTACGGGGTCGGCCGCCGCCGAGGCGGTGCCGCCGGGGTGCGCTACAAGCGCGCCGAGGGTGAGCGCGGTGAGCGCGAGGACGGCCAGGACCGCCCGCAGCGCGGTGCTGCCCGGTGATCGCGTGGGGGTGTGCGCGGTCGGGTACGAGGTCGTGCGGGGTGAGGGGTCGTTCCGCATATCCAAGGTCCCTTCTCGTGTATGCGGAGGTTCGAGAAGAAGTGGGAGCGCTCCCACTTCTGGGCGAGAACGGTCCGTGTGCGCGGCCTGGCCACATCAACCCACTGTTGTCGAAGGCACGTCAAGGGTGGTGACGGATGTCGGCCGCCGGGACGGCCGACATCCGTTCACTCCTGCCCCTCGCTCCTCAGCAGCCGCCCAGGCGCAGCATGACCTTGCCGCTGCCGCTCCCGGCCGCCACGGTCAGCGCCTCGTCCGCCCGCTCGATACCGAAGCGGTGGCTGATGACGGGGGAGACGTCGAGCCCGTCCCGCAGCGCGCGCAGCGCCTCGTCGATCTCGTCCACGAACCGGTACGAGCCGATCCAGCTGATCTCCCGGGTCACCAGGGAGCCGAGCACGGCGGGTACGGCCGTACCGGGCAGATTGCCGACCTGGACGAGGGTGCCGCCGCGCGCGGTCGCCGCCAGGACGGGGCCGAGCGCCGCCGGGGCGCCCGAGGCGTCGAAGGACAGCTCGATGTCCGCGGGCAGTTCCTCGCCGGCCGCGAGGTCGACCGTACGGTCCGCGCCCATGGCACGGGCCACGGCGAGCGGGGCCGCCGAGATGTCGGAGGCGATCACGGTCGCGGCGCCGCGGTGCTTCGCCGCGGCCACCACCAGCGCGCCGATCGGTCCCGCGCCGTTGACGAGCACCGCCTTGCCCCGTACGTCACCGGCGCGGTGCACGGCGTGCAGCGCCACGGCGAGCGGTTCGGCGAGCGCGCCGTGCTCGGTGCTCACCCCTGCGGGCAGCGGCCGGATCAGCTCCGCGCGGACCGTACGGTACTCGCTGAACCCGCCGTCGGTGTGCGGGTCGAAGGCGGCCGAGCCGAAGTACCGGACCCGCGGGTACAGATTCGTCCGGCCGGCGATCCGCTCCGGCAGCGGGTCGTCCCCGACCGGCTCGGCCGGGTGCACGGTCACCGGCTGGCCGTCCGTCAGCCCGTCAACTCCCGTTCCGACAGCGGCGATCCGACCGGCGACCTCATGGCCGAGCACCAGCGGATGACGCAGGGTGGCGGTCCCGGAGGCGCCGTGCTTCCAGTAGGCGACGTCCGAGCCGCAGATCCCGCCCCACTCCATGGCGACGAGGACCTCGCCGGGGCCCGGCTCCGGCCGGGGGCGCTCGTCTATCCGCAGATCGCGCGGACCGTGCACGACGACGGCCTTCATACGGCGTCCTCCATCCGGACCAGATCGCGCCCGCGCGTCTCGGGCGCGAGGACGGCCGACACGAGGGTGATGAGCGAGTAGACGACGAGCATCGCGGCGATCGGCCACCAGCTGCCGGTGACCGCGGTCAGGGTCGCCGCGACGACCGGCCCTATGGCGGTGGCGAGGATGCCGCCGATCTCCTTCGACAGGGCGAGCTGGGTGAAGCGGGTCCGGGAGCCGAAGAGTTCGGCCATCGTGACGCTCTCCAGCGAGAACAGGCCGAGGACACCGACATTGAGCCCCAGGACCATGCCGAGCATCAGCGCGGATGTGCTGCCCGAGGTGATCAGCAGCATCATCGGGAACGCGAACGCCATGGTGATCAGGGTGAGCGCGATATACATCGGACGGCGCCCGAACCGGTCCCCGAGCAGCCCGACCAGCGGCACGGTGACAAAGCCCAGCAGCGAGCCGTAGACGATCGCGTCGGTCGGGACCGCCCGGTCGGCGTGCAGGTTCGTGGCGATGTAGCCGACGAGGAAGGTCTGGATGAGCCCCGAGTTGCCCGCCTGGCCGAACCGCAGCCCGAGGGCGAGGAAGAACGCCTTGCCCTTGCGCTGCCGGATCCCGGCCTCCAGGACGCTCGCCGGCGGGGTGACGGGCGAGGACCCGGCGGAGCCGGCGGAGGAGGACTTGGCGGCGGGTTCGGTCGCGGCGGACTCGGCGATGACCGATTCGACCTCCGTACGGGAGAGCGCGACGCCGTCGACGACATCCGCCCGTCCCTCGAAGACCGGGCTCTCCTTCAGATTGCGGCGCAGCCAGACCGCGAAGATCATGAGCCCGAAGCTCAGCAGGAACGGCAGCCGCCAGCCCCACGAGAGCAGTTGTTCCTCGCTGAGCACGGCGAGCAGGATCGCCCACAGCCCCGACGCCGCCAGGGTGCCGGAGTTGGTGCCGAGCGACACCAGCGACGCGACGAGGCCGCGTCGTTTCACGGGCGCGTACTCGGCGAGCATGACGGTGGCCCCGGCGATCTCGGCTCCCGCGCCGAAGCCCTGGACGAGCCGCAGGACGACCAGCAGGATCGGGGCGAGGATACCGATCGTGGCGTAGGTGGGCAGCGCGCCGATCAGGGTGGTCGAGGCGCCCATCAGCAGGATGGTCAGGAACAGCACCCGCTTGCGGCCGATCCGGTCGCCCATCCGCCCGAAGTAGACGGCCCCGGCGAGCCGGGCGACATACCCGACGCCGTAGGTGGCCATGGCGGCGATGAGCCCGATGGCGGGGCTGACATCGGGGAAGAAGATCTTGTTGAAGACGATGGCGGCGGCCAGCGAGTAGAGCTGGAAGTCCATGAACTCCATGGCGGTGCCGAGCCAGCCGGAGACGGCGGCTCTGGTGAGGTCGCGCGTGGTGCGCGTGGCGGCGCCCGGGGGCGCCGTTCTGGTGGTGTCGGTCATGGCGAACTCCGTTGTTCAGGGCCGTACGTGAGCGGTGCGGGGGACGGGTGGGGGGACGGCTGGTGAGAGGGGACGGTGGTGAGCGGGGACGGGAAGGCGGAACGGATGGAGCGCGGGGACTGGACGGAACGGACGGTAGGGGCGGCCGTACGGGTCAGATCTCGACCCGGCCAGCCCGCAGCGCGGGGAGCCGCGCGGTGACGGCGGAGACCAGCGCGGGGTCACCGGCCAGATCGGCGGCGCCGACCGCACCGAGCAGCCGCCGTACGGTGTCCGCCGTGTCCGGGGTGTCCGGACCGTCGCGCCGGCAGGCGGCCAGCCCGGCGGCGGCGGGGTCCGTCGTCCCGTACACCTGACGGCCGCCGCCGTCGGGGGCCGGGCGGGTGGCGTTCACCCAGGCGGCCAGGGCGAGTTCGAGCACCGGGGTGGGCGCCGAGGCGGCACGCAGCGCGCGCAGCGCCCCGAACCACCGCTCCGGGAGTTTCAGCGACCCGTCGGAGCCGATCTGCTGGAGCAGATGCCGCATTCCGGGGTTGCGGAACCGCGCGACGAGATCGTCCGCGTAGGCCGCCGGATCGGGGCCGCCCGCCGGCAGTGTCGGTCCGACCTCGGCGCAGAACGCCCGTACCAGCCGCTCGCCCCACTCCGTCGCCAGCGCCTCGGCGACGGATCCGCACCCGGCGGCGGCGCCGATATGGGCCAGCGCGGAGTGTGATCCGTTGAGCAGCCGCAACTTCGTGAGCTGATACGGCACGACGTCCGGGACGAAGAGCGCGCCGTCCCGTTCCCACGGCGGCCGGGCGCCCGCGAAGGCGTCCTCCAGCACCCACTGCCGGTACGGTTCGGCCACCACCGGCACCCCGTCGCGCACCCCGAGGGCGCGATGGGCCGCCGCCCGGTCCGCCTCGGCCGTCGCGGGCACGATGCGGTCGACGACCGTCGAGGGGAAGGCGACCGAGGTCTCCAGCCAGTCGAGGAGCGCGCGCCGGCCGGGCCAGGACGACGCCTCCACGAAACCGCGGAGGACCCCGGCGAGCGCCGGGCCGTTCGCGGCCATGTTGTCGCAGGAGACGACCGTGACCGGGGCGCCGCCGGCCCGCTGCCGCGCGGCGAGCCCGGCGGCGAGCCGCCCGACGACCGTGGCGAGACCGGCGGTGTCCGGCGCGGCGAGATCGGCCGCGATCCCCGGCGCCCCGGTGTCGAGAGCCTGGGCGTCGAGCACGCCGGAGCCGGGGCGGCGGTGGTACCCCTTCTCGCTGATCGTCAGGGTCACCACCGTCACGTCCGGGGAGGCCAGCAGCGTGTCGATCCGCGCGGCGTCGGACCCCATGCGCAGTGCCTCGGTCACCGATCCGACGACCCGGGTGACCGGACCGTCCCCGTGCAGGCCGGTCACCGAGTAGAGACCGTCCTGCGCGCGCAGCGCCGCCACCGTGTCCGCCGAGCGCGGCGCGACGGCGGCGATGCCCCACGGCTCGCCGGAGCGGGCCGCGGCATGCTCGGTGTAGACGGCCTGGTGCGCCCGGTGGAACGCGCCGAGGCCGAAGTGGACGATACGGGACCGCAGTTCACGCGGATCGACGGCCGGGCGCAGCTCGGGCGCGAGCCGGTCGAGCGTGCCGAATGCCAGCGTCGCGTCGGGCCCGGAAGCGGGCCCCGACGCGGGCCCGGCGGAGTGCGGAGGCATGGCGCTCATGGCGTTCACCAGTCGTGCACCGACCCGTCGAGCCGCCGCGCGACGGGCAGATAGCGGGCCTGGTACGGGAACCGCTCGGCCGCCTTCTCGTCGTACGCGACCCCGAGCCCGGGCTCCTCCGACGGGTGGAGCATGCCGTCCGCGAAGGTCACCCCGCTCCGGAACACCTCGGCGGTCTCGTCCGCGTGTCCCATGTACTCCTGGATGCCGAAGTTGGGCACGGTGATGTCCACGTGCACGGCGGCGGCCAGGGAGACCGGCGAGAGGTCCGTCGCCCCGTGCGAGCCGGTCCGCACCTGGTAGAGCGCGGCCAGGTCGAAGATCCGGCGCAGATGCGTGATCCCGCCGGCGTGCACGACGGTGGTGCGTACGTAGTCGATGAGCTGCTCGGTGATCAGGTGCTGCACGTCCCAGATCGAGGTCAGCACCTCGCCCACCGCGATCGGTGTCGTCGTGTGCTGCCGGATGAGCCGGAACGCCTCCTGGTTCTCGGCCGGGGTCGGGTCCTCCATCCAGAACAGCTGGGCGTCCTCGACACGCTTGCCGAAGCGGGCCGCCTCGATCGGGGTGAGCCGGTGGTGCACGTCGTGCAGCAGATGGAAGCCGAAGCCGAAGCGCTCGCGCACGGCCTCCAGATACGTCGGCGCGAACCGCAGATACGCCTCGGTGTCCCAGGGCTGCTCGTCGGGGAGCGCGGTCGCGGCCGGCTCGTACACCTTGCCCTTGCGCACCCCGTAGCTGCCGCCGACGTCCGGGACGGCGGCCTGGGCGCGGACGGCCTTGTACCCGAGGGAGAGGAACCGCTCGACATCGTCCAGCAGCGACGGTACGTCCGTACCGCTGGCGTGCGAGTAGACCATGACGCCGTCCCGGGACCGGCCGCCGAGCAGCTGGTAGACCGGGAGGCCGGCGACCTTGCCCTTGATGTCCCACAGCGCCGTGTCGACGGCGGCGATCGCGGTCATCGTGACCGGACCGCGCCGCCAGTACGCGCCCCGGTACAGGTACTGCCACATGTCCTCGATGCGCGCCGGGTCCTTGCCGATCAGCAGCGGGACGAGATGGTCCCGCAGATAGCTCGCGACGGCCAGCTCACGGCCGTTGAGGGTGGCGTCGCCGAGGCCGGTCACCCCGTCCGACGTGGTGATCCGCAGGGTAACGAACGTCCGCCCGGGGGAGGCGACGAACACCTCCACGCGTTCGATGGTGCTCACAGGTCCCACTCCTTCGGACGCGGCCGGCGCGCCACTGGTCGACATCGCTGGTATACAAGCACTGGTCGTGCAGCGATGCAATACTTTCGGAGGGGTGAGTGTGCCCTGGTCCGGCGGGTGGCCGGACGCCGATCGGACAGGAGTGCGGCAGTGGTGACGCCACCCCGATACGATGACCGCATGGCTCACTCGAACCGGCGGCGGACCAGCCGCCGCGCCGTCTACGCGACGCTGCGCCGCAAGGTTCTGACCCTGGAGTTCCCCCCGGGCGCGGCGCTGTCCGAGAACGAACTCGCGGCGGCGCTCGGGGTGAGCCGCACCCCGGTCCGCGAGAGCCTGATCCTGCTGTCCGAGGAGGGCCTCGTACAGGTCTTTCCCCAGGTGGGATCCTTTGTCTCACGGGTGGACCCGGCCCGCGTCGCCGACGCGCAGTTCCTCCGGGAGGCCGTGGAACTCGCCTCCCTCGACGACCTCCCCGCCGAGCTGGACCCCGCGCTCGTCGGCGAACTCCGGCAGAACCTGACGGAGCAGCGGCGGCCGGGCCTCGGACTGGAGGACTTCTTCGAGCTGGACGAGGCGTTCCACCAGGGCCTGCTGCGGCTCAGCGGCCACGGCAGCGCCTGGGCCACCGTCGTCTCGGCCAAGGGCCATCTCGACCGCGCGCGCCGGCTCGGCCTCTACGACACGGCCTCGTCGGCCGGGTTCGCCGCGCAGCACGTCGAGATCCTCGACGCGGTCCTCGCCGGTGATGTCTCCCTGGCCCGGACCGCCATGCGCACCCATCTCCGGGCCGTCTTCGACGATGTCGAGCGGATCAGACAGCGCTCGCCGGAGCTGTTCGCCACGGACACCGGAGCCGTGCCGGTCCGGCGCAACATCGTCGTCTGGGAGTGACCGGACACACCGTCAGGTTCACCACGGGCGGGCGGGCTATCATCCCCCGATGAACGCTACTTGGGAACCCGGAACACCGGGCATACTGCGGCTGCCCTCGGGCCGGCTCGTCCGGGGACGGGGCCTGCGCCACCCACTTCCGGACGGCCGGCCGCCCGCCTTCGGCCTCTATCTGCTGGGGCACGAGCCGCCCGCCGTCGACTGGGAGTCCCGCTGGCTGCGCTGGCCGGACTTCCGGCTGCCCGCCGACCGCGCGGACGCGGGCGTGGCGCTGCGCGCGGTCTGGGAGCGCGCGGAGACCGAGCGCGTCGAGGTCGCCTGCGGCGGCGGCTTCGGCCGCACGGGTACGGCGCTGGCCTGCCTCGCCGTCCTGGACGGGGTCCCCGGCGGCGAGGCCGTCGCCTATGTCCGTACGCACTACAACCGGCGTGCCGTGGAGACCCCCTGGCAGCGCCGCTTCGTCACCCGCTTCTCCTAGCGCTCCACAGCCGGAAGGGGAGGGGGCACCGGCGTCTGGAAATATGAGAAAGGGAGATCAAGGGGGGACTGGAAATGTCAGGGAACGCGGGGCGCTTTGTCGACAGTCCGGGGTTCATGGGCCTGAGCATCCTGTTCTGGGGATGGACTGCGGCCAGCAGCGCCACCCCGACCTGGTCAAGGGTTGTCGCGCTGCTTGCTCTGGCGGCCTGGGTGACGCTGCTGGCGAGGCATCTCCTGCGCCGCGACCGCGCCCGCGCGTCCTCCGCTCCTCCGGACGAACCGGGCGCGCCCTGACCGGCCTCCACCGCCCGTCATCCCCGCAATTCCCCGTAATCCCCCGAGGGAAAGAAGGAACCGCCGTGCTCCTGACCCATCTGCTGCACCCCGGCATTCTTGAGGCGCTGGCCGGTGCCGGCCATGGCGCACGCGTCCTGCTCGCGGACGGCCACTATCCCGCGAGCACCGCCACCGGCGAGCGCGCCAGGACGGTGCACCTCAATCTGGCGCCGGGCCTCCTCGATGTGACCACCGTGCTCGATGTCCTG encodes the following:
- a CDS encoding L-idonate 5-dehydrogenase; amino-acid sequence: MKAVVVHGPRDLRIDERPRPEPGPGEVLVAMEWGGICGSDVAYWKHGASGTATLRHPLVLGHEVAGRIAAVGTGVDGLTDGQPVTVHPAEPVGDDPLPERIAGRTNLYPRVRYFGSAAFDPHTDGGFSEYRTVRAELIRPLPAGVSTEHGALAEPLAVALHAVHRAGDVRGKAVLVNGAGPIGALVVAAAKHRGAATVIASDISAAPLAVARAMGADRTVDLAAGEELPADIELSFDASGAPAALGPVLAATARGGTLVQVGNLPGTAVPAVLGSLVTREISWIGSYRFVDEIDEALRALRDGLDVSPVISHRFGIERADEALTVAAGSGSGKVMLRLGGC
- a CDS encoding MFS transporter codes for the protein MTDTTRTAPPGAATRTTRDLTRAAVSGWLGTAMEFMDFQLYSLAAAIVFNKIFFPDVSPAIGLIAAMATYGVGYVARLAGAVYFGRMGDRIGRKRVLFLTILLMGASTTLIGALPTYATIGILAPILLVVLRLVQGFGAGAEIAGATVMLAEYAPVKRRGLVASLVSLGTNSGTLAASGLWAILLAVLSEEQLLSWGWRLPFLLSFGLMIFAVWLRRNLKESPVFEGRADVVDGVALSRTEVESVIAESAATEPAAKSSSAGSAGSSPVTPPASVLEAGIRQRKGKAFFLALGLRFGQAGNSGLIQTFLVGYIATNLHADRAVPTDAIVYGSLLGFVTVPLVGLLGDRFGRRPMYIALTLITMAFAFPMMLLITSGSTSALMLGMVLGLNVGVLGLFSLESVTMAELFGSRTRFTQLALSKEIGGILATAIGPVVAATLTAVTGSWWPIAAMLVVYSLITLVSAVLAPETRGRDLVRMEDAV
- a CDS encoding protein-tyrosine phosphatase family protein, whose protein sequence is MNATWEPGTPGILRLPSGRLVRGRGLRHPLPDGRPPAFGLYLLGHEPPAVDWESRWLRWPDFRLPADRADAGVALRAVWERAETERVEVACGGGFGRTGTALACLAVLDGVPGGEAVAYVRTHYNRRAVETPWQRRFVTRFS
- a CDS encoding cellulose binding domain-containing protein, encoding MRNDPSPRTTSYPTAHTPTRSPGSTALRAVLAVLALTALTLGALVAHPGGTASAAADPVRIMPLGDSITGSPGCWRAVLKNRLLNAGYTSADFVGTLGPQGCAQGSDGNNEGHGGYLATNVAAQNLLPGWLSATRPDIVVMHFGTNDVWSNIAPDRILAAFDTLVDQMRASNPDMKILVAQIIPMNPSSCGECAQRVVAFNARIPAWAAGRSTARSPVTAVDQWTGFSTAADTYDGVHPNSAGDDKIAGRWFPALTPLLTPGTSTPTPTPTPTPTAPGTTGCAASLRTVSSWQGGYQAEVTVSNNGTAPLNGWTVRLTVPTGEAITQIWNGTLTTGQGTASVADASWNGPLAAGASTAFGFIASRTASGNPATTVAGCTAR
- a CDS encoding GntR family transcriptional regulator, translating into MAHSNRRRTSRRAVYATLRRKVLTLEFPPGAALSENELAAALGVSRTPVRESLILLSEEGLVQVFPQVGSFVSRVDPARVADAQFLREAVELASLDDLPAELDPALVGELRQNLTEQRRPGLGLEDFFELDEAFHQGLLRLSGHGSAWATVVSAKGHLDRARRLGLYDTASSAGFAAQHVEILDAVLAGDVSLARTAMRTHLRAVFDDVERIRQRSPELFATDTGAVPVRRNIVVWE
- a CDS encoding mannitol dehydrogenase family protein, with product MSAMPPHSAGPASGPASGPDATLAFGTLDRLAPELRPAVDPRELRSRIVHFGLGAFHRAHQAVYTEHAAARSGEPWGIAAVAPRSADTVAALRAQDGLYSVTGLHGDGPVTRVVGSVTEALRMGSDAARIDTLLASPDVTVVTLTISEKGYHRRPGSGVLDAQALDTGAPGIAADLAAPDTAGLATVVGRLAAGLAARQRAGGAPVTVVSCDNMAANGPALAGVLRGFVEASSWPGRRALLDWLETSVAFPSTVVDRIVPATAEADRAAAHRALGVRDGVPVVAEPYRQWVLEDAFAGARPPWERDGALFVPDVVPYQLTKLRLLNGSHSALAHIGAAAGCGSVAEALATEWGERLVRAFCAEVGPTLPAGGPDPAAYADDLVARFRNPGMRHLLQQIGSDGSLKLPERWFGALRALRAASAPTPVLELALAAWVNATRPAPDGGGRQVYGTTDPAAAGLAACRRDGPDTPDTADTVRRLLGAVGAADLAGDPALVSAVTARLPALRAGRVEI
- the manD gene encoding D-mannonate dehydratase ManD, with product MSTSGAPAASEGVGPVSTIERVEVFVASPGRTFVTLRITTSDGVTGLGDATLNGRELAVASYLRDHLVPLLIGKDPARIEDMWQYLYRGAYWRRGPVTMTAIAAVDTALWDIKGKVAGLPVYQLLGGRSRDGVMVYSHASGTDVPSLLDDVERFLSLGYKAVRAQAAVPDVGGSYGVRKGKVYEPAATALPDEQPWDTEAYLRFAPTYLEAVRERFGFGFHLLHDVHHRLTPIEAARFGKRVEDAQLFWMEDPTPAENQEAFRLIRQHTTTPIAVGEVLTSIWDVQHLITEQLIDYVRTTVVHAGGITHLRRIFDLAALYQVRTGSHGATDLSPVSLAAAVHVDITVPNFGIQEYMGHADETAEVFRSGVTFADGMLHPSEEPGLGVAYDEKAAERFPYQARYLPVARRLDGSVHDW